From the genome of Hymenobacter cellulosilyticus, one region includes:
- a CDS encoding PAS domain-containing protein, with product MHPIAPRKDGPFASLVQKVLLRTYTPPAVVINARGEILYVNGRTGRYLEPAPGLGSMNLFEMAREDLNYELSGLVHKANATHEDAVADNVRVKTESGYQLLRITVKYLEEVDTLAGLLLVVFEDQPTPRKVRLSKTSLGDGMNKDAAAALEKELHYTKRRLQITIEEMESSVEELKSTNEELQSANEELQSTNEEAMTNKKEMQSLNEELMTLNMQYLSKTEELSMAANDMKNLLDATEIATIFLDNDMVIKRFTPSVSRIIKLLPSDAGRPITHFASNLRHENLAADIQQVLDRLVSIDSNIQTTTGEWYAMRILPYRTLDNYISGTVITFTDISGLKHLEEQLQETSRFANSIIETVREPLLVLDQHLHILTASRSFAQIFGVDADAVRHLSLAKLQGAPGTSPSCAATCKPCWINRPRSLTT from the coding sequence ATGCACCCTATTGCTCCCCGTAAAGACGGCCCATTCGCTTCCTTGGTGCAGAAAGTGCTGCTGCGCACCTACACGCCGCCGGCCGTGGTCATCAATGCCCGGGGCGAAATCCTGTACGTGAACGGGCGCACCGGCCGCTACCTGGAGCCAGCCCCGGGCCTGGGCAGCATGAACCTGTTTGAAATGGCCCGCGAAGACCTCAACTACGAGCTTAGCGGCCTGGTGCACAAGGCCAACGCCACCCACGAAGACGCCGTGGCCGACAACGTGCGGGTCAAGACCGAAAGCGGCTACCAGCTGCTGCGCATCACGGTGAAGTACCTGGAGGAAGTCGACACGCTGGCCGGCCTGCTGCTGGTCGTGTTCGAGGACCAGCCCACGCCCCGCAAGGTGCGCCTGAGCAAAACCAGCCTCGGCGACGGAATGAACAAGGATGCGGCAGCCGCCCTGGAAAAAGAGCTGCACTACACCAAGCGCCGCCTACAAATCACCATCGAGGAAATGGAAAGCAGCGTGGAGGAGCTCAAAAGCACCAATGAGGAACTGCAAAGTGCCAACGAGGAACTGCAAAGCACCAACGAGGAGGCCATGACCAACAAGAAGGAAATGCAGAGCCTCAACGAGGAGCTCATGACCCTGAACATGCAGTACCTGAGCAAGACCGAGGAACTCTCGATGGCCGCCAACGACATGAAAAACCTGCTCGACGCCACCGAAATTGCCACCATCTTCCTCGACAATGACATGGTCATCAAGCGGTTTACGCCCTCGGTAAGCCGTATCATCAAGCTGCTGCCCTCGGATGCGGGCCGGCCCATCACGCACTTTGCCAGCAACCTGCGCCACGAAAACCTGGCCGCCGACATTCAGCAGGTGCTCGACCGGCTGGTGAGCATCGATTCCAACATCCAGACCACTACGGGCGAGTGGTACGCCATGCGCATTCTGCCCTACCGCACCCTCGACAACTACATCAGCGGCACGGTCATCACCTTCACCGATATTTCGGGCCTGAAGCACCTGGAGGAGCAGTTGCAGGAAACCTCGCGCTTTGCCAACAGCATCATCGAAACCGTGCGGGAGCCCCTGCTCGTGCTCGACCAGCACCTGCATATTCTCACGGCCAGCCGCTCGTTTGCCCAGATTTTTGGGGTGGATGCCGACGCCGTGCGCCACCTTTCCCTCGCCAAGCTGCAGGGGGCGCCTGGAACCAGCCCGAGCTGCGCCGCCACCTGCAAACCCTGCTGGATAAACAGGCCGAGGAGTTTAACAACCTGA
- a CDS encoding PAS domain-containing protein — MNTPDSPSAASAHAALQELRSQAEKRKSLLTQSLSEGLPEDVQRLVQDLQVHQIELEMQYEELLLAQAELETMRAQYVDLYDFAPVGYFSLDLHGVITQLNLKGSQQLSSVRQRLIGRRFAWFVDPEYRAEFQELLLRVQASEQRQTLELILRREDGTVFYALLEGLAVAREPEAQPTHCRVVVIDITRQHEAKKALEASEARFRRLFEHSSDAVVLLQDNYYLDCNTAAMQLLAALDREEVVGHHITDFFPERQPDGTLSLQLINAVVQEAMRQGSAKMELLMQRITGEEVWVEAVITLFALQNKAPCCTWPGAT; from the coding sequence ATGAACACGCCTGATTCCCCGTCGGCCGCCTCGGCGCACGCGGCCCTGCAAGAGCTGCGGAGTCAGGCCGAAAAGCGCAAAAGCCTGCTGACCCAGAGCCTGAGCGAAGGACTGCCCGAAGACGTGCAGCGCCTCGTGCAGGACTTGCAGGTGCATCAGATTGAGCTGGAAATGCAGTACGAGGAGCTGCTGCTGGCCCAGGCCGAGCTCGAAACCATGCGCGCCCAGTACGTAGACCTCTACGACTTCGCGCCGGTGGGCTACTTCAGCCTCGACCTGCACGGCGTTATCACCCAACTTAACCTGAAGGGCAGCCAGCAGCTGAGTTCGGTGCGCCAGCGCCTGATCGGGCGGCGCTTCGCCTGGTTTGTCGACCCGGAGTACCGCGCGGAGTTTCAGGAGTTGCTGCTTCGGGTGCAGGCCAGCGAGCAGCGCCAGACGCTGGAGCTGATTTTGCGGCGGGAAGACGGCACCGTGTTTTACGCCCTGCTCGAAGGCCTGGCCGTGGCCCGGGAGCCCGAGGCGCAGCCCACCCACTGCCGCGTGGTCGTTATCGACATTACCCGGCAGCATGAAGCCAAAAAGGCCCTGGAAGCCAGCGAAGCCCGGTTTCGGCGGCTCTTTGAGCACAGCTCCGACGCGGTGGTGCTGCTCCAGGACAACTACTACCTCGACTGCAACACGGCGGCCATGCAGCTGCTCGCCGCCCTGGACCGGGAGGAAGTAGTGGGCCACCACATCACCGATTTTTTCCCGGAACGCCAGCCCGACGGTACCCTCAGCCTGCAGCTCATCAACGCGGTGGTGCAGGAAGCCATGCGGCAGGGCTCGGCCAAAATGGAGCTGCTCATGCAGCGCATCACCGGCGAGGAAGTG